One part of the Homo sapiens chromosome 19, GRCh38.p14 Primary Assembly genome encodes these proteins:
- the ZNF844 gene encoding zinc finger protein 844 encodes MDLVAFEDVAVNFTQEEWSLLDPSQKNLYREVMQETLRNLASIGEKWKDQNIEDQYKNPRNNLRSLLGERVDENTEENHCGETSSQIPDDTLNKKTSPGVKSCESSVCGEVFVGHSSLNRHIRADTAHKPSEYQEYGQEPYKCQQRKKAFRCHPSFQMQEKAHTGEKLYDCKECGKTFISHSSIQRHMIMHNGDGTYKCKFCGKACPCLSIYLIHERVHTGEKPYKCKQCGKAFSYSTSLQIHERTHTGEKPYECKECGKAFGSPNSLYEHRRTHTGEKPYECKQCGKAFRWFHSFQIHERTHSEEKAYECTKCGKAFKCPSYLCRHEVTHSGKKPCECKQCGKALSYLNFQRHMKMHTRMRPYKCKTVEKPLILPVRFEDMKELTLERNLMNASTVVKPSIVPVPFTIMKGLTLERNPMNVSSVVKPSFLPLPFDIMKGLTLERNRMSVSNVGKPSDLPHTFKCMEGLTLKRNPMNVSSVVKPSFFPLPFDIMKGLTLERNPMSVSNVGKPSHLPHTFKCMKGLTLESNCMNLNNVKKPLDLSETFKFMKRHTLERNPIRNMEKHSTISLPFKYMQQCTEDRMPMNVKSVTKHSYLPRSFEYMQEHTLERNPMNVRNAEKRSIIFLLCVYTKGCTLERNHINVRIVGKHSVCLVPFVDIKGLTLE; translated from the exons GACTTGGTGGCTTTCGAGGATGTGGCTGTGAACTTCACCCAGGAGGAGTGGTCTTTGCTGGATCCTTCCCAGAAGAATCTCTACAGAGAAGTGATGCAGGAAACCTTGAGGAATCTGGCCTCCATAG gagaaaaatggaaagaccAGAACATTGAAGATCAGTACAAAAATCCCAGGAATAATCTAAG aagtcTTCTGGGAGAGAGAGTTgatgaaaatacagaagaaaatcaTTGTGGAGAAACTTCTAGCCAGATTCCAGATGACACACTGAACAAAAAAACTTCTCCTGGAGTAAAATCATGTGAAAGCAGTGTGTGTGGAGAAGTCTTCGTGGGTCATTCTTCCCTTAATAGGCACATTAGAGCTGACACTGCACACAAGCCGTCTGAGTATCAGGAATATGGACAGGAGCCATATAAGTGTCAACAACGTAAGAAAGCCTTCAGATGTCACCCCTCCTTTCAAATGCAAGAAAAGGctcacactggagaaaaactCTATGATtgtaaagaatgtggaaaaaccttCATATCCCATTCAAGCATTCAAAGACACATGATAATGCACAATGGAGATGGAACTTATAAATGTAAGTTTTGTGGGAAAGCCTGCCCTTGTCTCAGCATATATCTTATACATGAACgagttcacactggagagaaaccatataaATGTAAACAATGTGGTAAAGCCTTTAGTTATTCAACTTCCCTTCAAATACATgaaagaactcacactggagagaagccttatgaatgtaaggaatgtgggaaagcatTCGGTAGTCCCAATTCCCTTTATGAACATAgaagaactcacactggagagaagccatATGAATGCAAacaatgtggaaaagccttcagaTGGTTCCATTCCTTTCAAATACATGAAAGAACTCACAGTGAGGAGAAGGCTTATGAATGTACCAAATGTGGGAAAGCATTCAAGTGTCCCAGTTATCTTTGTAGACATGAAGTGACCCACTCTGGGAAAAAGCCCTGTGAATGTAAACAATGTGGGAAAGCATTATCTTATCTTAACTTTCAAAGACACATGAAAATGCACACTAGAATGAGACCTTATAAATGTAAGACTGTGGAAAAGCCTTTGATTCTCCCAGTTCGTTTTGAAGACATgaaagaactcacactggagagaaaccttatgaatgcAAGCACTGTGGTAAAGCCTTCAATCGTTCCAGTTCCTTTCACTATCATGAaaggactcacactggagagaaaccctatgaatgtaagcagTGTAGTAAAGCCTTCATTTCTTCCACTTCCTTTCGATATCATGAaaggactcacactggagagaaaccgtaTGAGTGTAagcaatgtgggaaagccttcagatcTGCCTCACACCTTCAAATGCATGGAAGGACTCACACTcaagagaaaccctatgaatgtaagcagTGTGGTAAAGCCTTCATTTTTTCCACTTCCTTTCGATATCATGAaaggactcacactggagagaaaccctatgagtgtaagcaatgtgggaaagccttcacaTCTGCCTCACACCTTCAAATGCATGAAAGGACTCACACTGGAAAGCAACTGTATGAATCTAAACAATGTGAAAAAACCTTTGGATCTGTCAGAAACCTTCAAATTCATGAAAAGACACAccctggagagaaaccctataagGAATATGGAAAAGCATTCAacaatttctcttcctttcaaaTACATGCAACAATGCACAGAGGACAGAATGCCTATGAATGTAAAGAGTGTGACAAAGCATTCATATCTGCCAAGATCCTTCGAGTACATGCAAGAACACAccctggagagaaaccctatgaatgtaaggaatgcgGAAAAGcgttcaattatttttcttctttgcgtATACACAAAAGGAtgcacactggagagaaaccatattAATGTAAGGATTGTGGGAAAGCATTCAGTTTGCCTGGTTCCTTTCGTAGACATAAAAGGGCTCACACTGGAGTGA